Proteins co-encoded in one Nitrospiria bacterium genomic window:
- a CDS encoding energy transducer TonB — MLNRISWKFVSVSVGFHLLIGGLLFCFLLNPPPTRPAVSVVQVRLADPIENRPAKAKTLQPLEGRPVLPTVVPVRPESSVPGEPATPDGSHMENQATVSETVPVPIVKTPPEEQRPISSGSSLIENAQARIEPTAEGGLRSDELSRFLQDVQNRLEEAKRYPWLARVEGQEGTVRVQFMIDPAGKAQDIRLLESSRSSILDEEAVETVRRVGRFSHWPVSWNKKIQVQVPLVFQLNQP; from the coding sequence ATGTTAAATCGAATTTCTTGGAAATTTGTTTCGGTTTCGGTCGGGTTTCATCTACTGATCGGCGGGCTGCTTTTCTGTTTTTTATTAAATCCTCCGCCGACTCGTCCGGCCGTTTCCGTGGTGCAGGTCCGCTTGGCGGATCCGATTGAAAACCGTCCGGCCAAAGCCAAGACCCTGCAACCGCTTGAAGGTCGACCCGTGTTGCCGACCGTTGTGCCGGTTCGACCGGAATCCTCCGTGCCGGGTGAGCCTGCAACCCCAGACGGCTCGCACATGGAGAATCAAGCGACCGTATCGGAGACGGTCCCTGTGCCGATTGTGAAAACGCCGCCGGAAGAGCAGCGGCCGATCTCGAGCGGGTCATCTTTGATTGAGAACGCGCAGGCCCGGATTGAGCCGACCGCGGAGGGGGGCCTAAGGTCCGATGAGTTATCGCGCTTCCTTCAAGACGTTCAAAATCGTTTGGAGGAGGCCAAACGATATCCGTGGCTGGCCAGGGTAGAAGGCCAAGAAGGAACGGTCCGCGTTCAATTCATGATCGATCCCGCAGGAAAAGCGCAGGATATCCGGCTCCTCGAATCGTCTCGATCGAGCATTCTGGATGAAGAAGCCGTCGAAACCGTGAGGCGGGTGGGGCGTTTTTCTCATTGGCCCGTTTCATGGAATAAAAAGATTCAGGTTCAGGTGCCGCTGGTATTTCAACTGAATCAACCCTGA
- a CDS encoding iron ABC transporter permease, with the protein MLTFKRWLSVLSLLGLGWMITVLICLLHGTEPIALAEAVRIFASRLSPGSGGAVDPGKGAILLDVRLPRVLLAGLVGGTLAMVGVTLQALLRNPLADPFVIGISSGTALGVVCFLLSGLSVTFWGTTASPLFGFTGGLLTLFFLYRLSRVHGRIFVQTLLLGGVIINAMLSAVIMFITYMVDADKVMGIVYWLMGNLGSLDFKALAVVALYALAGMVVLFKSARGLNLLALGDETAVTLGLDAERTKRVAFFASALLTGAVVSVSGLISFVGIMIPHVLRMVIGPDHRLLLPASVLGGGIFLMAADTIARSLISPTEIPVGVITALCGGPFFLFLLWRGRSRYWSA; encoded by the coding sequence ATGCTCACCTTCAAACGATGGCTATCCGTTCTTTCTCTCCTGGGGCTGGGATGGATGATCACGGTTCTGATCTGTCTTCTCCACGGTACGGAGCCGATTGCATTGGCGGAAGCCGTCCGGATTTTCGCCTCCCGACTTTCACCGGGATCGGGAGGCGCGGTGGACCCCGGCAAGGGCGCCATTCTCTTGGATGTCCGTCTGCCGCGCGTCTTGCTCGCCGGACTGGTGGGGGGGACGCTGGCGATGGTGGGAGTGACCCTTCAGGCCTTGCTTCGCAACCCTCTGGCCGATCCCTTTGTGATCGGCATCTCGAGCGGGACGGCCTTGGGCGTCGTCTGTTTTCTTTTGTCGGGTCTCAGCGTGACGTTCTGGGGAACGACGGCCTCGCCGCTCTTCGGTTTTACGGGCGGACTTCTGACGCTGTTTTTTCTCTATCGCCTGTCCCGCGTTCACGGCCGGATTTTTGTTCAGACGCTCCTGCTGGGCGGGGTGATCATCAACGCCATGCTCTCGGCCGTGATCATGTTCATCACGTACATGGTGGACGCAGATAAAGTAATGGGGATCGTTTACTGGTTGATGGGGAATCTGGGATCTCTTGATTTCAAAGCGCTGGCCGTGGTGGCCTTGTACGCGCTGGCCGGCATGGTTGTGCTCTTCAAATCGGCCAGAGGGTTGAACCTGCTGGCTCTCGGGGATGAGACGGCGGTCACCCTCGGTCTGGATGCCGAGCGGACGAAGCGGGTCGCCTTTTTCGCTTCCGCTTTGTTGACGGGGGCCGTGGTGTCGGTCAGCGGGCTGATCAGCTTTGTCGGCATCATGATTCCGCATGTCCTTCGGATGGTGATCGGGCCGGATCATCGCTTGCTGCTTCCGGCCTCGGTTTTGGGGGGCGGGATTTTTCTAATGGCGGCGGATACGATCGCCCGCTCGCTGATCTCGCCGACCGAGATTCCGGTCGGGGTGATTACGGCGCTCTGCGGCGGGCCTTTTTTCCTTTTCCTTCTCTGGAGGGGAAGATCGAGATATTGGAGCGCATGA
- a CDS encoding ABC transporter ATP-binding protein yields MSSMYTLKGVGFRYETEWVLKDVDLTIERGEIVGLIGPNGSGKTTLLKILGRHQRPAEGEVRLGSDDLSTVPPRALARRVSTVPQDHSIAFSYTVLEIVLMGRYPYLKGWAFESAEDHRIARSAMERMGVDSFAHRLFTDLSGGEKQRVIIARALAQRAEVLLLDEPATFLDLHHQAGIYGLLRELNRDDGITVVVVSHDLTMAAQLCRRLLLLNKGRIIRLGTPSDVLTERVIEEVYRCGTLVDAHPTTGRPRVTVIPDWKEARIPRPPSIV; encoded by the coding sequence ATGTCTTCCATGTATACATTAAAGGGGGTGGGTTTTCGGTACGAAACGGAGTGGGTCCTGAAGGACGTCGATCTGACGATCGAGCGTGGAGAAATCGTCGGTCTGATCGGCCCCAACGGCTCCGGAAAGACGACCCTGCTGAAGATTCTGGGACGGCATCAACGGCCGGCGGAGGGCGAGGTCCGGCTGGGGTCGGATGACCTCTCGACCGTTCCGCCCCGCGCGCTGGCCCGTCGGGTGAGCACGGTGCCTCAGGATCACTCCATCGCGTTTTCTTATACCGTTTTGGAGATAGTTTTGATGGGACGCTATCCCTATTTGAAAGGATGGGCCTTTGAGAGCGCGGAGGATCACCGCATCGCCCGGTCGGCGATGGAACGCATGGGCGTGGATTCATTCGCCCACCGGCTTTTCACCGACCTGTCGGGCGGGGAAAAACAACGCGTCATCATCGCCCGCGCCTTGGCCCAGCGGGCGGAAGTCCTTCTGTTGGATGAGCCGGCGACGTTTCTGGATCTTCACCATCAGGCCGGGATTTACGGGTTGCTTCGGGAACTGAATCGGGACGACGGAATTACGGTGGTGGTTGTCTCGCACGACCTGACCATGGCCGCCCAGCTTTGCCGGAGGTTGCTCCTTTTAAACAAGGGAAGAATCATTCGACTGGGAACGCCATCCGACGTGTTGACGGAACGGGTGATCGAAGAGGTCTATCGTTGCGGAACTCTGGTGGATGCGCACCCGACAACCGGTCGTCCGAGAGTCACCGTGATCCCGGATTGGAAAGAGGCACGAATTCCGCGGCCCCCTTCCATTGTATGA
- a CDS encoding riboflavin synthase: MFTGIIEEMGVVRAFNRDKKSGRLSILAKAVLEDLALGDSVTVNGVCLTVTEKSEGEFSADVSPETLLITNMDSLNVGDAVNLERAVRVNSRLGGHLVTGHIDGVGRIRDRRQEDEAIFFTIEIPKDLLRYCVRKGSIAVDGISLTINQVSDRDIQVAIIPHTAKATTLGLKGVNGRVNIECDLIGKYLERLLQERGSEESPQKVDRDYLRRRGLL; this comes from the coding sequence ATGTTTACCGGAATCATTGAAGAGATGGGCGTCGTCCGGGCTTTCAACCGGGATAAGAAGTCCGGCCGATTGTCCATCCTGGCCAAAGCCGTCCTGGAGGATTTGGCCTTGGGGGACAGCGTCACCGTGAACGGGGTCTGTCTGACCGTGACGGAAAAGAGTGAAGGGGAATTCTCGGCGGATGTCTCGCCCGAAACACTCCTCATCACCAACATGGATTCCTTAAACGTGGGGGATGCCGTCAATCTGGAGCGCGCCGTTCGGGTCAACAGCCGCCTCGGCGGTCATTTGGTGACCGGGCATATCGACGGCGTCGGCCGGATCAGGGACCGCCGCCAGGAGGACGAGGCGATCTTTTTCACAATCGAAATCCCGAAGGACCTGCTGCGGTATTGCGTCAGGAAAGGATCGATTGCCGTGGACGGGATCAGCCTGACGATCAATCAGGTATCCGACCGGGATATACAGGTCGCGATTATTCCCCACACCGCCAAAGCGACCACGCTCGGGTTAAAGGGCGTCAACGGCCGTGTGAATATCGAGTGCGATCTGATCGGAAAATATTTGGAACGCCTTCTTCAGGAACGCGGTTCGGAAGAATCTCCGCAAAAAGTCGATCGGGACTATCTTAGGCGTCGAGGATTACTATAG
- a CDS encoding cobalamin-binding protein has protein sequence MRSKVVFAVLLFLFNVYSVFLAFSPIQAEPLVVTDDLGRSVRLVKSPDRIISLAPALTEILFSLGLKDRIVGVTDYCNYPPEALSKAKVGGLNANIERVLSLKPDLVVGVAGSYQQDNLTRFERFHIPYFVVDPSSLEKIFETILVLGRIADAQKTAEEKVRQLRERLNWIRNGVRAASSPRLLYVVDKEPLISIGKGSYLNDLIRDAGGINIAGGLKKAYPMLSMEYVIQQDPQVIILAMDADRRLSDQEKGYWSRWSSLSAVRDGKIYKVDRDLLNRPGPRIMDGLEELARLLHPTVDFESGR, from the coding sequence ATGCGTTCTAAAGTCGTCTTTGCTGTTCTTCTTTTTCTCTTCAACGTTTACTCCGTATTCCTCGCATTTTCTCCTATCCAAGCCGAACCGCTTGTCGTGACGGATGATCTGGGCCGTTCGGTCCGGCTCGTGAAGTCCCCGGACCGGATTATTTCCTTGGCGCCCGCCCTGACCGAGATTCTCTTTTCTCTCGGCCTCAAAGATCGAATCGTCGGTGTTACGGATTACTGCAACTACCCGCCGGAGGCCTTGTCCAAAGCCAAGGTGGGCGGGTTGAATGCGAACATCGAAAGAGTCCTTTCCTTAAAGCCGGACCTGGTGGTCGGCGTTGCAGGATCGTACCAACAAGATAATCTGACCCGGTTCGAGCGATTTCATATTCCGTATTTTGTGGTCGATCCCTCTTCCTTGGAAAAAATTTTCGAAACGATCCTTGTTTTGGGCAGAATCGCCGACGCTCAGAAAACGGCCGAGGAAAAAGTTCGACAGCTTCGTGAACGGCTGAATTGGATTAGAAATGGAGTGCGGGCGGCTTCCTCGCCCCGCCTTCTCTACGTGGTGGATAAGGAACCCCTGATTTCAATCGGAAAAGGGAGCTACCTCAATGATCTGATCCGTGATGCGGGCGGCATCAACATCGCCGGGGGACTGAAGAAGGCCTACCCCATGCTCTCGATGGAATACGTGATTCAGCAGGACCCGCAGGTGATCATCCTGGCCATGGACGCCGATCGCCGACTGTCCGATCAAGAGAAGGGGTATTGGAGTCGATGGTCTTCTCTGTCCGCCGTTCGGGACGGAAAAATTTACAAGGTCGATCGGGATCTTTTAAACCGACCGGGGCCGAGAATCATGGACGGGCTGGAAGAACTGGCCCGGCTGCTTCATCCGACCGTCGATTTTGAATCGGGGCGATGA